In a genomic window of Alcanivorax sp.:
- a CDS encoding MBL fold metallo-hydrolase codes for MASLIPGQLTPIGDHAWRVLARNPGMMTGPGTNSYLFGKDSLTVIDPGPEDQEHLQALLQAARTLGKPIEQIVVTHTHRDHSPGALALVAATGARCLGPSVPDDGLQDESWQSDRLLAEGDRVDCGGVSLQVIETPGHVGNHLCYLSDDGMLFTGDHLIQGSTVVIAPPSGSMQAYFASLRKLQQRGVTMMAPGHGDVISDPEETLSHTLAHRQKREDKVLDALSGNPQALGVLVKVVYDDVPEFLHGVAQFSLQAHLIKLAEDGKAEEAEQGWRKT; via the coding sequence ATGGCATCACTGATTCCCGGCCAGCTTACCCCGATTGGCGATCATGCCTGGCGGGTTCTGGCGCGTAACCCGGGCATGATGACCGGGCCAGGCACCAACAGTTATCTGTTTGGCAAGGATAGTCTGACGGTCATTGATCCCGGCCCCGAGGATCAGGAACACCTGCAGGCTCTGCTGCAGGCTGCCCGAACCCTGGGAAAGCCCATCGAGCAGATCGTGGTCACCCATACTCATCGAGACCATTCCCCTGGCGCCCTGGCATTGGTGGCAGCCACCGGGGCTCGTTGCCTGGGCCCCTCGGTACCCGATGATGGACTACAAGACGAGAGCTGGCAGTCAGACCGTCTGTTGGCCGAGGGAGACCGGGTGGATTGCGGCGGCGTTTCATTACAGGTAATTGAAACCCCAGGCCATGTGGGTAACCACCTGTGCTACCTCAGTGATGATGGCATGCTGTTTACCGGCGATCACCTGATCCAGGGCTCCACTGTAGTGATCGCCCCACCCTCCGGTTCCATGCAGGCCTACTTTGCCTCCCTGCGCAAACTGCAGCAGCGCGGTGTCACGATGATGGCTCCTGGCCATGGCGATGTGATCAGCGACCCGGAAGAGACCCTCAGCCATACCCTGGCGCACCGACAGAAACGTGAAGACAAGGTCCTGGATGCCCTATCGGGCAACCCGCAAGCCCTGGGCGTACTGGTGAAGGTGGTCTACGACGACGTGCCGGAATTCCTGCACGGTGTGGCTCAGTTCTCTTTGCAGGCCCACCTGATCAAGCTGGCCGAAGATGGCAAAGCCGAGGAAGCCGAACAGGGTTGGCGCAAAACCTGA
- the yaaA gene encoding peroxide stress protein YaaA, with protein MLIVVSPAKTLDYESELPTLKTTQPRLLDDSEVLIERARQLSPADVSSLMSVSDKIAHLNVERFAQWQRPFNKSNARPAAFAFKGDVYTGLEIDTFTDNQLKEAQNSFRMLSGLYGVLRPLDLMQPYRLEMGTKLDNPRGKDLYTFWGDIITEQLNKDMKAAKTDVLVNLASNEYFKSVKKKAIDGRIIEPVFQDEKNGKYKVISFYAKKARGLMAAWIIKKGIKDPAKLQNFDVAGYRFCAAESTADKPVFRRQEQ; from the coding sequence ATGCTGATTGTTGTCTCGCCGGCAAAAACCCTGGATTACGAGAGCGAATTGCCAACGCTGAAAACCACCCAGCCCCGTTTGCTGGATGATAGTGAGGTGTTGATCGAGCGGGCGCGCCAGCTTTCTCCGGCAGATGTCAGCAGCCTGATGAGCGTCAGCGACAAGATTGCGCATCTCAATGTGGAGCGTTTTGCCCAGTGGCAGCGGCCCTTCAACAAGAGCAATGCCCGACCGGCAGCGTTCGCTTTCAAAGGCGACGTTTATACCGGCCTGGAAATCGATACCTTTACCGACAACCAGCTCAAGGAAGCCCAGAATTCCTTCCGCATGCTGTCAGGGTTATATGGTGTGCTGCGTCCATTGGACCTGATGCAGCCATACCGGCTGGAAATGGGCACGAAACTGGATAACCCCCGCGGCAAGGACCTCTATACGTTCTGGGGCGACATTATCACCGAACAGCTCAACAAGGATATGAAAGCGGCGAAAACCGACGTACTGGTGAATCTGGCATCCAATGAGTATTTCAAATCCGTGAAGAAGAAAGCCATCGATGGCCGCATCATTGAGCCCGTATTTCAGGATGAGAAAAACGGCAAGTACAAGGTGATCAGCTTTTACGCCAAGAAGGCCCGGGGATTGATGGCGGCGTGGATCATCAAGAAAGGCATCAAGGATCCGGCAAAACTGCAGAATTTTGATGTGGCGGGTTATCGTTTCTGCGCGGCGGAATCGACAGCGGATAAGCCGGTATTTCGGCGGCAAGAACAGTAG
- a CDS encoding universal stress protein, with the protein MTAPVLAILDSDLKAPQPALHKAQQIAAARQVPLHVLVNAYSSAMLRAVGVDQERRNAARAQIHKAWQKRIGELTDSEGCELSILWHKDSMAALRDSILGLQPAMLVVHTSEESGLRRHLFTPRDWQLIRKAPCPVLCVHGPQWSPSPRILAALDPGSEEQPDDPLAIEVLDAAGQLSSKLGGTLRACHVLDEMDDSLILLVGEAIPDYSGGMDKIREFYRERFLQFGSANGLGQDQMTILTGPVAPTLARYCDEQNIDVLVVGTVHRNLPERLLLGATAESVITRASTDVLVIKPEGFQSPWQA; encoded by the coding sequence GTGACTGCCCCCGTTCTGGCCATTCTCGACAGTGACCTGAAGGCACCCCAGCCAGCGTTGCACAAGGCTCAACAAATCGCTGCTGCCAGGCAGGTGCCGCTGCATGTTCTGGTCAATGCCTACTCCTCTGCCATGCTGCGTGCCGTTGGCGTTGATCAGGAGCGCCGCAACGCCGCCCGGGCACAGATCCATAAAGCCTGGCAGAAGCGCATCGGCGAACTGACGGACAGTGAGGGCTGCGAGCTTTCCATTTTGTGGCACAAAGACAGCATGGCGGCCCTGCGCGACAGCATTCTTGGCCTGCAACCCGCCATGTTGGTGGTACATACCAGCGAAGAGAGCGGTCTGCGCCGGCATCTGTTTACGCCCCGGGACTGGCAACTGATTCGCAAGGCGCCCTGCCCGGTGCTGTGTGTGCATGGCCCTCAGTGGTCGCCCTCCCCGAGAATACTGGCCGCTCTGGACCCGGGCAGCGAGGAGCAGCCGGATGATCCGCTGGCAATCGAGGTGCTTGATGCCGCAGGCCAACTTTCAAGCAAGCTAGGCGGTACCTTGCGAGCCTGCCATGTGCTGGATGAAATGGACGACAGCCTGATTCTGCTGGTGGGCGAAGCGATCCCCGATTACAGCGGCGGAATGGACAAGATCCGCGAGTTCTACCGCGAACGCTTTCTGCAGTTCGGCTCCGCCAACGGACTTGGCCAGGATCAGATGACAATCCTGACCGGCCCGGTCGCGCCAACACTGGCCAGATATTGTGATGAACAAAACATCGATGTGCTGGTGGTCGGTACTGTGCATCGCAACCTTCCGGAAAGGTTGCTGCTCGGTGCCACCGCAGAATCCGTCATTACCCGTGCCAGCACCGATGTGCTGGTGATCAAACCCGAAGGCTTCCAGAGCCCCTGGCAAGCCTGA
- the fnr gene encoding fumarate/nitrate reduction transcriptional regulator Fnr: protein MHYAAINRSRTVSQHVSCNDCSLSPICLPLAVAPAQLDELDRIIHRGRPLKRGEHLFRAADDFQAVYAVRSGALKTYVLSDEGDEQVTGFYLPGEVLGMDGISTAHHVSNAKALETATVCEIPFSKLEMLSQRIPSLQHHFFSLMSNEIRSDRELHMLLSKKNADDRVASLLLSMSARHQRRGLSERIFRLPMSRYDIANYLGLAVETVSRIFTRFQQNEWLRVEGREVEILDRGSLCGERQNLEASL, encoded by the coding sequence TTGCATTACGCAGCTATCAACCGGAGTCGCACCGTGTCCCAACATGTTTCCTGCAATGACTGCAGTCTGAGCCCCATCTGCCTCCCCTTGGCAGTGGCGCCGGCACAGCTCGACGAGCTGGATCGCATCATTCACCGGGGGCGCCCCCTGAAGCGCGGCGAGCACCTGTTTCGTGCGGCGGATGATTTCCAGGCGGTCTATGCGGTCCGCTCCGGCGCGCTGAAAACCTATGTGCTCAGCGATGAAGGCGACGAACAGGTCACCGGTTTTTATCTGCCCGGTGAAGTGCTGGGTATGGATGGCATCAGTACTGCGCACCACGTTTCCAATGCCAAGGCCCTGGAAACCGCCACGGTCTGCGAGATCCCTTTCTCCAAGCTGGAAATGCTGTCTCAACGGATCCCTTCGCTGCAGCACCATTTCTTCAGTCTGATGAGCAACGAAATTCGCTCTGACCGCGAGCTGCACATGCTGCTCAGCAAGAAAAATGCCGACGATCGGGTGGCCTCGCTACTGCTGTCCATGTCAGCCCGCCACCAACGCCGCGGACTCAGCGAGCGAATATTCCGCCTGCCCATGTCTCGCTATGACATCGCCAACTATCTGGGGCTGGCGGTGGAAACCGTCAGTCGTATCTTTACCCGCTTTCAACAGAATGAATGGCTGCGCGTAGAAGGTCGCGAAGTGGAAATTCTGGATCGTGGCAGCCTTTGCGGTGAACGGCAGAACCTGGAGGCCAGCCTGTGA
- the hemN gene encoding oxygen-independent coproporphyrinogen III oxidase gives MATWDKTLISQYGGPGPRYTSYPPAPQFHEEVSEADYARAVEAGNAARRPLSLYVHVPFCSTVCYYCACNRIVTANRSRAAEYLKRLKQEIGRRAEQVDSQRPVTQIHWGGGTPTFLSDAQITELVYYMARHFTLREDDRGDYAIEIDPRTVDQARLGLLRGLGFNRISLGVQDLDLRVQQAVNRVQPYEMIRQTMEWARDFGFKSINTDLIYGLPWQSESSMARTLEQIADLRPDRISLYNYAHLPARFKIQRQIPDMALPSPDEKLAMFVRAGRILQDAGYVFIGMDHFALENDEIAVAQRNGLLHRNFQGYTLHGDADLLGFGVSAISQIGNLYAQNMKSLSQWSEAIDQGQSTIEQGYVLDRDDQMRRDLIMRLLCDLYVDMKLFSEQWQINFPDYFVDALAAWVEFEAQGLVRVDKHRLVITDQGRLVSRALVMPFDRYTQNEARNRFSRII, from the coding sequence GTGGCCACCTGGGACAAAACCTTGATCAGCCAGTATGGCGGTCCGGGACCGCGTTACACCTCTTACCCCCCTGCCCCACAGTTTCATGAGGAAGTTAGCGAGGCGGATTATGCCCGGGCCGTCGAGGCCGGTAATGCGGCTCGCCGGCCGCTCTCCCTGTATGTGCACGTGCCCTTCTGCAGCACCGTCTGCTATTACTGCGCCTGCAACCGTATCGTCACTGCCAATCGCAGTCGGGCGGCGGAATACCTGAAACGTCTCAAGCAGGAAATCGGCCGGCGTGCCGAACAAGTGGACAGCCAGCGACCGGTGACCCAGATCCATTGGGGTGGCGGCACCCCCACATTTCTCAGTGACGCCCAGATCACCGAGCTGGTCTACTACATGGCCCGGCACTTCACCTTGCGCGAAGACGACCGTGGCGACTATGCCATCGAGATTGATCCGCGTACCGTGGATCAGGCCCGCTTAGGGCTGCTGCGTGGCCTGGGTTTCAACCGTATCAGCCTTGGCGTTCAGGACCTGGATTTGCGTGTGCAGCAGGCTGTCAATCGCGTGCAGCCCTACGAAATGATTCGTCAGACCATGGAATGGGCGCGGGATTTCGGTTTCAAATCCATCAATACCGATCTGATTTACGGGCTGCCCTGGCAGTCCGAGTCCAGCATGGCCAGAACCCTTGAGCAGATTGCCGACCTGCGGCCGGACCGCATCTCGCTCTACAACTACGCCCACCTGCCGGCGCGCTTCAAGATCCAGCGCCAGATTCCGGACATGGCACTGCCCAGCCCGGATGAGAAGCTGGCCATGTTCGTGCGCGCCGGACGCATTCTGCAGGATGCCGGCTACGTCTTCATCGGCATGGACCACTTTGCCCTGGAAAACGACGAGATTGCTGTGGCCCAGCGTAACGGGCTGTTGCATCGTAATTTCCAGGGCTACACCCTGCACGGCGATGCAGACTTGCTGGGTTTTGGCGTCAGCGCCATCAGCCAGATTGGCAATCTTTACGCCCAGAACATGAAATCATTAAGTCAGTGGTCGGAAGCCATCGACCAGGGCCAGTCCACTATAGAACAGGGCTATGTGCTGGATCGCGACGATCAGATGCGCCGGGACCTGATCATGCGATTACTGTGCGACTTATACGTGGACATGAAGCTGTTCAGTGAGCAGTGGCAAATCAATTTTCCGGACTATTTTGTGGACGCCCTGGCTGCCTGGGTGGAGTTTGAGGCCCAGGGACTGGTGCGCGTTGACAAGCACCGGCTGGTCATCACGGACCAGGGCAGACTAGTCAGTCGAGCCCTGGTGATGCCTTTTGACAGATATACCCAGAACGAGGCCAGAAATCGCTTCAGTCGCATCATTTGA
- a CDS encoding sulfite exporter TauE/SafE family protein — protein MMPEAPESLLALLASAFLLASAGSVHCIGMCGGISSALTFSIPEQRRQGKSLWGWQLLFGAGRVSTYVVLGSLAGALGKVLLEWLPGPSMAIGLALSGVLMLLLSGYLLGRGVLLKKLEGIGTGLWRRLQPLTRRLLPVDHPAKALALGGLWGLLPCGLVYTALALAITSGTALAGALVMLCFGAVTVMPVATTGVIASQLQRFRTGPWPKVAALLTLMLALVFFWQAWSMSQGTHTGHHGAMPPALSPSHQHHHSDT, from the coding sequence ATGATGCCGGAAGCACCGGAATCTCTGTTGGCGTTGCTGGCCAGCGCTTTCCTTTTAGCTAGCGCCGGCAGCGTTCACTGTATCGGCATGTGTGGCGGCATCAGCAGTGCCCTCACCTTTTCGATTCCTGAACAGCGCCGCCAGGGGAAATCCCTGTGGGGCTGGCAGTTGTTGTTCGGTGCCGGCCGGGTGTCGACGTATGTGGTGCTCGGCAGCCTGGCCGGCGCGCTGGGAAAGGTCCTGCTGGAGTGGCTACCCGGCCCTTCCATGGCCATTGGTCTTGCCCTGTCCGGTGTGCTGATGTTGCTGCTCAGTGGTTATCTGCTGGGGCGCGGCGTGCTACTGAAAAAACTGGAAGGTATAGGCACCGGGTTGTGGCGCCGCTTGCAACCTCTGACCCGCCGCTTGCTGCCGGTGGATCACCCGGCAAAAGCCCTGGCGCTGGGCGGATTATGGGGGCTGCTTCCCTGCGGGCTGGTCTATACGGCGCTGGCCCTGGCCATTACCTCGGGCACCGCGTTGGCGGGCGCCCTGGTGATGCTCTGCTTCGGCGCTGTCACCGTGATGCCGGTGGCCACCACCGGGGTTATCGCTTCGCAGCTGCAGCGTTTCCGGACCGGACCTTGGCCAAAAGTGGCGGCGCTGCTGACCCTGATGCTGGCGCTGGTGTTCTTCTGGCAAGCCTGGTCCATGAGCCAGGGGACGCATACCGGTCATCATGGCGCTATGCCGCCTGCACTCTCCCCGTCACATCAGCACCATCATTCCGACACTTGA
- the ccoS gene encoding cbb3-type cytochrome oxidase assembly protein CcoS — MEIVLLLIPLALLFLAGAIWALFWALRKDQFDDLDNASWRVVFEDREQRKGRSSTRKDATNDDSDRES, encoded by the coding sequence ATGGAAATCGTCCTCCTGCTGATTCCGCTGGCATTACTGTTTCTGGCCGGTGCCATCTGGGCCCTGTTCTGGGCCCTGCGCAAGGATCAGTTTGATGATCTGGACAATGCCTCCTGGCGAGTGGTGTTTGAAGACCGGGAGCAGAGAAAGGGCCGTTCAAGCACCCGCAAAGACGCCACCAATGACGACAGCGATCGGGAGTCATGA
- a CDS encoding heavy metal translocating P-type ATPase, with product MNQSLTPPCWHCGQPAPPGAFSARTPEGSRDACCPGCAAAIETIYGMGLDDYYRIRQDEAPAPDARRAELDLALFEIPDLLAPHCSPLPDGERLQLQLSGLTCAACSWLIEKALSSQPGVSRASVNLAGMTLTVDYQGAPQARETARRIQQLGYGVSLPGDPAASAANRREHKRLLGRLILAGLGAMQAMMYSMALYIGVFDGADAVYEWVFRLASFFVATPVVFYAGWPFFQGAWRGLRNGSLTMDAPIALALFLAWGGSLVAMFTGGSHVYFDSAAMFVFFLLISRWLEHRQRQAIYAGYARLGDTLPRAVRRLSGDQPQWVSLRQVVAGDRVLLIQGDVVPVDGRIVEGHGTFDEAALTGESLPVTRGTDSRLVAGARLQEGSITLEAECAADHSQIARIAEQVELASRERLDVIRDWHRIAPLFTGAVLLLATFTLVWHWPAGPGEAFDHTLAVLVITCPCALALAVPLTLSATLGTALREGVLVASPRQLLRLPQLGGVLFDKTGTLTQGRFSLVDTQAVCDKPTADLLAIVAALEWNNPHPLAQAFRDIARNPLVTAIQPDSNGISGRLQGQQWRISGAPHQARPGTTCLQLSGDGTVQLYLWLQDSLREESIAVTRALREQGLSVRMATGDNEAAAAPVALALSLEEWHAGMQPADKTRWLTELQKAGPQMMVGDGINDAQAMLTADVSVATANATSLAQRAAGLYLLKDNLYALPALTSLARLCQRTVRQNLTWALLYNLLAVPFAVAGWIPPWAAALGMSASSLLVTLNAMRVTRWKSSSC from the coding sequence ATGAACCAGAGCCTCACACCACCCTGCTGGCACTGCGGACAACCTGCGCCGCCTGGCGCCTTCTCCGCCCGCACCCCTGAGGGAAGCCGTGATGCCTGCTGCCCGGGATGTGCTGCCGCCATCGAAACCATTTATGGCATGGGGCTGGATGACTATTACCGGATTCGACAGGACGAAGCCCCGGCGCCGGATGCGCGCCGCGCGGAACTGGATCTGGCCCTGTTCGAGATTCCTGACCTGCTCGCACCACACTGTTCGCCGCTGCCGGACGGCGAACGACTGCAGCTGCAACTCAGTGGCCTCACCTGTGCTGCCTGCAGCTGGCTGATCGAAAAAGCCCTGTCCTCACAACCGGGGGTCAGCCGCGCCAGCGTCAATCTTGCGGGCATGACACTAACGGTGGACTACCAGGGGGCACCGCAAGCCAGGGAAACCGCCCGCCGTATCCAGCAGCTGGGCTATGGCGTCAGCTTGCCCGGCGATCCTGCTGCCAGCGCGGCCAACCGCCGCGAACACAAACGTTTGTTGGGCCGGCTGATCCTGGCCGGCCTCGGTGCCATGCAGGCCATGATGTATTCCATGGCCTTGTATATCGGTGTCTTCGACGGCGCGGATGCGGTGTATGAATGGGTTTTCCGCCTGGCCAGTTTTTTTGTCGCAACCCCGGTGGTGTTCTATGCCGGTTGGCCTTTCTTTCAGGGCGCCTGGCGTGGGCTGCGAAATGGCAGCCTGACCATGGATGCCCCTATCGCCCTGGCCCTTTTTCTGGCCTGGGGTGGCAGCCTGGTGGCCATGTTCACTGGCGGCAGCCACGTTTACTTCGATTCCGCCGCCATGTTCGTTTTCTTCCTGCTGATAAGTCGCTGGCTGGAACACCGTCAGCGCCAGGCGATTTATGCCGGCTACGCGAGGCTCGGCGATACCCTGCCCCGTGCGGTGCGACGCCTAAGTGGTGATCAGCCGCAGTGGGTCAGCCTGCGGCAGGTCGTAGCCGGCGACCGGGTGCTGCTGATTCAGGGTGATGTGGTGCCGGTGGATGGGCGCATCGTCGAGGGTCATGGCACTTTTGATGAAGCCGCTCTGACCGGTGAATCCCTGCCGGTAACCAGGGGAACGGATTCCCGCCTGGTGGCTGGTGCCCGGCTGCAGGAAGGCTCCATTACTCTGGAGGCAGAGTGCGCCGCCGACCACAGCCAGATTGCCCGTATCGCCGAGCAGGTGGAACTGGCCAGCCGCGAACGGCTGGATGTAATCCGTGACTGGCACCGCATCGCGCCGCTGTTCACCGGCGCCGTTCTGTTGCTGGCCACCTTCACACTGGTATGGCACTGGCCTGCTGGGCCGGGCGAGGCCTTTGATCATACCCTGGCGGTGCTGGTGATTACCTGCCCGTGCGCACTGGCGCTGGCAGTGCCGTTAACACTCTCGGCGACGCTGGGTACAGCCCTGCGCGAAGGGGTGCTGGTGGCATCACCTCGCCAGCTGCTGCGCTTACCACAGCTTGGCGGAGTACTTTTCGACAAGACCGGCACCCTGACACAGGGGCGTTTCTCGCTGGTAGACACGCAGGCGGTCTGTGACAAACCAACCGCCGATCTGCTTGCCATTGTCGCTGCCCTGGAATGGAACAACCCTCACCCGCTGGCGCAGGCTTTCCGGGACATTGCACGCAATCCCCTGGTCACTGCCATCCAGCCGGATAGCAACGGTATCAGTGGCAGACTTCAGGGGCAGCAATGGCGAATCAGTGGCGCACCACATCAGGCACGCCCGGGCACCACCTGCCTGCAGCTGAGCGGTGATGGCACGGTACAGCTGTATTTGTGGCTGCAGGACAGTCTCCGTGAGGAAAGCATTGCCGTAACCCGGGCGCTGCGCGAACAGGGTTTGAGCGTGCGCATGGCCACCGGCGACAACGAAGCCGCCGCCGCGCCGGTTGCCCTGGCATTGTCGCTGGAGGAATGGCATGCCGGCATGCAGCCCGCCGACAAGACCCGCTGGCTCACGGAGCTGCAAAAGGCCGGCCCGCAAATGATGGTCGGTGACGGCATCAATGATGCCCAGGCCATGCTGACTGCGGATGTGTCCGTGGCCACCGCCAATGCCACCAGCCTGGCGCAGCGGGCGGCGGGGCTGTATCTGCTCAAGGACAACTTGTATGCCCTGCCCGCTCTGACCTCGTTGGCACGCCTTTGCCAGCGCACGGTCCGCCAGAACCTGACCTGGGCCCTGCTCTACAATCTGCTGGCGGTTCCCTTTGCCGTGGCCGGCTGGATTCCCCCCTGGGCAGCGGCGCTGGGCATGTCTGCCAGTTCGCTGCTGGTCACCCTCAACGCAATGCGAGTTACCCGATGGAAATCGTCCTCCTGCTGA
- a CDS encoding FixH family protein — MNPVSSHHVDDRPWYRYPLLWLAILLPASSVIAGLTTLYIAVINADAPVVDEWYKEGRGINRSVEQEQIAARLGIGLVMSQVGAGVQARLSSEAEIPAPDVITVALRHPTLKEKDLLLTFHHQGNGVFRSDGALPSTGRFIATASTPEGHWRLYQSGSIEDGTVRLGHVSTP, encoded by the coding sequence ATGAATCCCGTTTCATCACACCACGTTGATGACCGCCCCTGGTATCGCTACCCGCTGCTGTGGCTGGCCATTTTACTGCCAGCCAGTTCAGTGATTGCCGGCCTGACAACCCTGTATATCGCAGTCATCAATGCAGACGCTCCGGTGGTCGATGAATGGTACAAGGAAGGCCGGGGCATTAACCGTTCCGTGGAACAGGAACAGATTGCCGCACGGCTGGGCATTGGTCTTGTGATGTCCCAGGTGGGTGCCGGGGTTCAGGCAAGGCTGAGCAGCGAGGCAGAAATCCCCGCGCCAGACGTTATTACCGTGGCGTTGCGCCACCCCACGCTCAAGGAAAAGGATCTGTTGCTGACATTCCACCATCAGGGCAATGGCGTTTTCCGTAGCGACGGAGCCCTTCCCTCAACGGGGCGCTTTATCGCTACCGCCTCCACCCCTGAGGGCCACTGGCGTCTTTACCAGAGCGGCAGCATTGAAGACGGCACGGTGCGCCTGGGGCACGTTAGCACGCCATGA
- the ccoG gene encoding cytochrome c oxidase accessory protein CcoG, with protein MNDRDRIKTVDDSPEAQGPISLYAKRKRIQVKSISGRFQRIRDFTILSTMGLYLALPWIRWDGQQAVLFDLPNRQFHIFGLTFWPQDFLFLSWMLIIAAFALFFFTVLAGRVYCGYVCPQTTWTRFFQWIEQLCEGDRHSRMKMDEAPWSVSKLLRRGSKHVMWLALAFLTGLTFVGYFSPITDLTVRIFNFSWGGWELFWVAFFTAATYMNAGFMREQVCLYMCPYARFQSVMFDRETLIVSYDEDRGEPRGRGSKKRNQAPQTVEKGDCIDCGLCVQVCPTGIDIRDGLQYECITCAACIDACDDVMDHIDKPRGLIRYTTENALEGKQSRVLRPRLIGYGMVLLAMATLFMVTLYNRVPLQVDVLRDRNQLFRVASSGRVENIYRLEILNKGQNTHRYTLSLKGPEGLRMENRTEFTIQPGQHLSLPVTVSYDPYEVEMQSSTIWFSVRSLDDPDLEKQHESRFITPR; from the coding sequence ATGAATGACCGCGACCGCATTAAAACCGTTGATGACAGCCCGGAAGCACAAGGGCCCATCAGCCTGTATGCCAAACGCAAACGGATACAGGTTAAATCCATCAGCGGTCGTTTTCAGCGCATTCGTGACTTCACCATCCTCAGCACCATGGGGCTCTATCTTGCCCTGCCCTGGATCCGCTGGGATGGCCAGCAGGCAGTGCTGTTTGATCTGCCCAACAGACAGTTCCATATTTTCGGCCTGACCTTCTGGCCGCAGGATTTCCTGTTCCTTTCCTGGATGCTGATCATTGCCGCCTTCGCCCTGTTCTTCTTCACGGTTCTGGCCGGACGTGTCTATTGTGGTTATGTCTGCCCGCAGACTACCTGGACCCGCTTTTTCCAGTGGATAGAGCAATTGTGTGAAGGCGACCGGCACAGCCGCATGAAAATGGACGAGGCCCCCTGGTCCGTCAGCAAGCTGCTGCGACGTGGCAGCAAGCATGTCATGTGGCTGGCGCTGGCATTTCTTACCGGTCTCACTTTTGTGGGCTACTTCTCCCCCATTACCGATCTGACAGTCCGTATCTTCAATTTCAGCTGGGGCGGCTGGGAGTTGTTTTGGGTTGCTTTCTTTACCGCTGCCACCTACATGAATGCCGGTTTCATGCGTGAGCAGGTGTGCCTGTATATGTGCCCCTATGCGCGTTTTCAGAGCGTCATGTTCGACCGTGAAACACTCATTGTTTCCTACGATGAAGACCGCGGCGAACCCCGTGGCCGAGGCAGCAAGAAGCGGAATCAGGCACCGCAGACCGTCGAAAAAGGCGACTGCATTGACTGCGGACTTTGTGTTCAGGTCTGCCCTACCGGCATTGATATTCGCGACGGGCTCCAATACGAATGCATTACCTGCGCGGCTTGCATCGATGCCTGCGACGATGTCATGGATCACATCGACAAACCCAGGGGCTTGATCCGCTACACCACCGAAAACGCACTGGAGGGTAAACAATCCCGGGTGCTGCGACCCCGGTTGATCGGTTATGGCATGGTCTTGCTGGCCATGGCTACCTTGTTCATGGTCACGCTCTATAACCGTGTACCCTTGCAGGTGGATGTACTGCGCGATCGCAATCAGCTGTTCCGGGTTGCCAGCAGTGGCCGCGTAGAGAACATCTATCGGCTTGAAATTCTCAACAAGGGCCAGAACACCCATCGCTATACACTGAGCCTGAAAGGCCCTGAGGGGCTACGAATGGAAAACCGCACCGAGTTTACCATTCAGCCCGGGCAGCACCTGTCCCTGCCAGTGACGGTGAGTTATGACCCCTACGAGGTGGAAATGCAGTCATCCACCATCTGGTTTTCAGTAAGGTCACTGGACGACCCAGACCTGGAGAAACAGCATGAATCCCGTTTCATCACACCACGTTGA